One genomic segment of Candidatus Fukatsuia endosymbiont of Tuberolachnus salignus includes these proteins:
- a CDS encoding phage tail protein, with protein MATTVADIKADYPFSVYRFNVSIMGLEDKVGFSEVSGLEVGHQPITYKDGLGFKHMPGMPEPIKLTLKRGLVKGNSILYDWMISVRLNRVEKRDITISLLDEETHPLVTWTVQSAFPTKLVAPSFNATSNEVAIETLELMADSLRVEHA; from the coding sequence ATGGCCACCACTGTCGCTGATATCAAAGCGGATTACCCCTTTTCTGTTTATCGTTTTAACGTAAGTATTATGGGTCTAGAAGACAAAGTCGGTTTTTCTGAAGTATCCGGGTTAGAAGTCGGGCATCAACCCATTACGTATAAAGATGGGTTGGGTTTTAAGCATATGCCGGGCATGCCAGAGCCTATCAAACTGACCTTAAAAAGAGGCCTGGTAAAGGGCAATTCTATCCTTTACGATTGGATGATCAGTGTCCGTTTGAATCGTGTTGAGAAACGCGATATCACCATTAGCCTACTGGATGAAGAAACCCATCCACTTGTGACTTGGACAGTACAAAGTGCGTTTCCCACCAAATTAGTCGCCCCGTCATTTAATGCGACCAGTAACGAAGTGGCCATTGAGACGCTAGAGCTTATGGCTGATAGTCTGCGTGTTGAGCATGCATGA
- a CDS encoding phage tail sheath family protein — translation MSYKTPNVYVEEQAILPPSVAEVSTAIPAFIGYTARAGANNELKEKAVRISSLLAYQRHFGEAPLTHFDVKVNNQNVVEVNPKKTVDYFMYDCLRLYFANGGGDCYIVSVGNHQEEISKIAIEKGIDALEKEDEPTLIVMTESANLSTEDYGALCQKVLMHCATLKDRFAIFDAGENDIDQVKTFREKIGTNNLKYGAAYFPYLTTNLGYHYSDDSVEVTGISDPRTQIGRYSSGDNGLLVTYTGNQSDAPKIKISKHTDAEEKSISVVPNNSFVLEITIPKTGASAKDIVAIWNGLSDKKQFNMENQGTGADLIAQEITSPQALTYASDTPSATREKLSKLKSNKTALYNQIRAKIDNERLTLPPSAAIAGVYARIDRERGVWKSPANVSLVDVIGPTLKITDQQQEDLNVDATAGKSINAIRSFTGKGTIVWGARTLAGNDNEWRYISVRRLFNLIEESLQKSTAFAVFEPNNAMTWLKVRTLAQSYLDDLWRKGALAGATPEEAYFVKADRGQTMTEQDILEGKLIVEIGVAAVRPAEFIVLRFAHKLQQA, via the coding sequence ATGAGCTATAAAACCCCCAATGTGTACGTCGAAGAACAAGCCATTTTACCCCCTTCGGTGGCTGAAGTATCCACCGCCATTCCCGCCTTTATTGGTTATACCGCGCGTGCCGGGGCAAACAACGAACTAAAAGAGAAAGCGGTGCGCATTAGCAGTCTGCTCGCGTATCAGCGCCATTTTGGTGAGGCACCTTTGACTCACTTTGACGTTAAAGTGAATAACCAGAATGTTGTTGAAGTAAACCCTAAAAAAACAGTCGATTATTTCATGTATGACTGCCTGCGCCTTTATTTTGCTAATGGTGGGGGGGATTGTTACATTGTCTCCGTCGGTAATCATCAAGAAGAGATCAGCAAAATCGCCATAGAAAAGGGCATCGACGCCTTAGAAAAAGAAGATGAGCCGACATTAATCGTCATGACTGAGAGTGCCAATCTTTCAACAGAGGACTACGGGGCATTATGTCAAAAAGTATTAATGCACTGTGCAACATTAAAAGATCGCTTTGCTATTTTTGATGCCGGTGAAAATGATATTGATCAAGTCAAAACATTCAGAGAGAAGATTGGGACGAATAATTTAAAATACGGTGCCGCGTATTTTCCTTATCTCACGACGAATTTAGGCTATCACTATAGTGATGACTCCGTGGAAGTCACCGGAATCAGTGATCCCCGTACGCAAATAGGGCGTTATTCGTCTGGCGACAATGGCTTATTAGTGACCTATACCGGTAATCAAAGTGATGCGCCCAAGATAAAAATAAGTAAACACACCGATGCAGAAGAAAAGTCAATTAGTGTCGTTCCCAACAACAGCTTTGTTTTGGAAATCACCATCCCCAAGACTGGCGCTTCGGCGAAAGATATTGTTGCTATTTGGAATGGTCTCAGTGATAAAAAACAATTTAATATGGAGAACCAAGGCACCGGGGCAGATCTGATAGCACAAGAAATTACCTCACCGCAGGCGCTCACTTATGCGAGTGATACGCCCAGTGCTACACGCGAGAAGTTAAGTAAACTAAAAAGTAATAAAACCGCGCTTTATAACCAAATTAGAGCCAAGATTGACAATGAACGATTAACGTTACCCCCCAGTGCCGCGATAGCCGGCGTTTATGCCCGTATCGACAGAGAACGCGGTGTCTGGAAATCCCCCGCCAATGTGAGCTTAGTCGATGTGATCGGGCCGACGCTGAAGATTACCGATCAACAACAAGAAGACTTAAATGTCGATGCGACAGCGGGTAAATCCATCAACGCGATCCGCAGCTTTACCGGCAAGGGCACAATAGTTTGGGGGGCGAGAACCCTGGCGGGGAATGATAATGAGTGGCGTTATATTTCTGTGCGGCGTTTATTCAATCTTATTGAGGAGTCGTTGCAAAAATCCACGGCGTTTGCCGTGTTTGAGCCCAATAATGCCATGACCTGGCTGAAAGTGAGAACCCTAGCGCAAAGTTATCTCGACGACCTCTGGCGTAAAGGGGCGTTAGCCGGGGCGACACCCGAGGAAGCGTATTTTGTCAAAGCAGACCGCGGGCAAACGATGACCGAGCAAGACATTCTCGAAGGCAAATTGATTGTCGAAATCGGTGTGGCGGCGGTGCGTCCCGCTGAATTCATCGTGTTGCGCTTTGCGCATAAACTGCAGCAAGCCTAA
- a CDS encoding gp53-like domain-containing protein — MQAAETLNGSPLQLTHMVLGNVLTSIPAIKQAIQVRNEVYRAPVDRVAVDTAKKSVVCELIVPENQRNQTIREIGLLEHETLMAIGYASSRYTPMQQKDGSWIYIVHIPLENIPASAIETVDNLISLEVSDTRYLDAAENLKDVTNKNTARDNLGLGSAAVKNAGTGNTDLITTGDAESRYLNAADNLSDLPDKIIARTNLGLGDAATKKVGVDDNDLVTAANALISRSTVQIRGSDINGDLNKLFTPGIYCVGFISEIAILKNNFPEGISKSGFLLVLRGDSSNYCQIYIEGNNSKGIFWRNKWSNGSNGSNGSNGSNGSNGSNGSNGSNWTSWHELITDENADNRYLKNSENLANNTTARTKLGLGTAALKDAGTGNTDLITTGDADSRYLNAADNLSDLSNKTTARTNLELGTAATKEVGTGDDQLVTGKDALVRRSFKLINEVDGDLDNLITPGIYNPGVVDRIDIIKKGLPTGVSSSAGFLLVLRNSEGGNYCQFFISDSASGKAVYYRNKWGTNNWQPWCKLITDGNYKDDFSANTNGYQKFPSGLIMQWGKAQQTTRGQVMVTWPMPFPSTVLSVTATPILINPKGEDCIGIYSYTKTGATFYRRAQYDNGLRVEADWPFLWQAVGH, encoded by the coding sequence TTGCAAGCAGCAGAGACACTCAATGGTTCGCCACTGCAACTGACTCATATGGTGTTAGGCAATGTTTTAACATCAATACCTGCCATTAAGCAGGCGATACAGGTTAGAAACGAAGTGTACCGTGCGCCTGTTGATCGTGTCGCCGTGGATACAGCAAAGAAAAGCGTCGTCTGTGAACTCATTGTGCCTGAGAATCAAAGAAATCAAACCATTCGTGAAATTGGTCTTTTGGAACACGAGACGCTGATGGCAATCGGTTATGCTTCCTCTCGTTATACACCGATGCAGCAGAAAGATGGCTCATGGATCTACATTGTCCATATTCCACTTGAGAATATCCCTGCTTCTGCTATTGAAACAGTGGATAACTTAATCAGTCTTGAGGTATCAGATACGCGTTATCTCGATGCAGCAGAAAATTTAAAAGATGTAACGAATAAAAATACTGCACGAGATAATCTTGGTTTAGGTTCTGCGGCGGTGAAAAATGCAGGTACGGGTAATACTGATTTAATTACCACGGGAGACGCAGAGAGCCGTTATCTCAATGCGGCAGATAATTTGAGTGATTTACCTGACAAAATCATAGCGCGAACCAATCTTGGACTTGGAGATGCCGCGACTAAAAAAGTGGGTGTGGATGATAACGATCTTGTTACAGCAGCCAATGCGTTGATTAGCAGATCAACTGTTCAAATTAGAGGTTCTGATATTAATGGAGATTTGAATAAACTCTTCACTCCTGGTATTTATTGTGTTGGGTTCATTAGTGAAATAGCTATTTTAAAAAATAATTTCCCTGAAGGGATCAGTAAATCGGGTTTTTTACTAGTGCTAAGGGGTGATTCTAGTAACTACTGCCAAATATATATAGAGGGTAATAATTCTAAAGGCATTTTCTGGCGTAATAAATGGAGTAATGGGAGTAATGGGAGTAATGGGAGTAATGGGAGTAATGGGAGTAATGGGAGTAATGGGAGTAATGGGAGTAATTGGACATCGTGGCACGAACTTATCACAGATGAAAATGCAGACAACCGCTATCTGAAAAACTCAGAAAATCTAGCCAATAACACAACTGCACGAACAAAACTTGGCCTGGGTACTGCAGCACTGAAAGATGCGGGCACAGGTAATACTGATTTAATTACCACGGGAGACGCAGATAGCCGTTATCTTAATGCTGCAGATAATTTGAGTGACCTATCTAATAAAACCACCGCGCGAACAAACCTGGAACTTGGAACAGCGGCAACGAAAGAGGTGGGTACTGGCGATGATCAGTTGGTCACAGGTAAAGATGCACTGGTTAGGCGGTCTTTTAAATTAATTAATGAGGTTGACGGTGATTTAGATAATCTTATCACACCTGGAATCTACAACCCTGGAGTAGTAGATAGAATCGATATCATTAAGAAAGGGTTACCGACGGGAGTATCTTCATCAGCTGGCTTCCTATTGGTACTTAGAAACAGTGAAGGTGGCAATTATTGCCAATTTTTTATAAGTGACAGCGCGAGTGGTAAAGCCGTCTACTATCGGAATAAATGGGGCACCAACAATTGGCAACCATGGTGTAAGCTGATCACAGATGGAAACTACAAAGATGATTTCAGTGCTAACACTAACGGCTATCAGAAATTCCCAAGCGGATTAATCATGCAATGGGGAAAAGCTCAGCAGACCACTCGTGGGCAAGTAATGGTAACCTGGCCCATGCCATTTCCTAGCACGGTATTATCTGTGACAGCTACCCCCATTTTGATTAACCCAAAAGGAGAAGACTGCATTGGTATCTATAGTTATACAAAAACAGGAGCGACTTTTTACCGTAGAGCTCAGTATGATAATGGCCTCCGTGTAGAAGCCGATTGGCCATTTTTATGGCAAGCGGTTGGGCACTGA
- a CDS encoding IS91 family transposase — MNRKLRHPFQVGHAWWNYYCAHADKIRPVVVDNLIKLFSCGTSALGFASWRCQKAGCTHTKRICFTCHSRSCPSCGKKATERWVAKQRTVLPITKWQHITFTFPREFWPLFELNRALLTHLSRLAAKVILDFCQPKNLLPGLFTALHTHGRALNWHPHVHLSVTCGGLDDNAEKWKKITFSGKTLMKQWRYQIITLLRQQWDTLQLPPELSQTLTRLGQREQFLDFHYQRHWNIDLAKPTDNAQQTLNYLGRYLKKPPVSLSRLEHYNGQEVTYRYLSHKTREQEKLNLSMDEFIQRFISHIPDKHFRMVRYYGFLAPRRRTTLLPIIDALLGQEKEKTVNITYAAMLKRLSRIDPHECILCGSRLVLSGITSGLPWHQLMLHHESLAKMKGI, encoded by the coding sequence ATGAACCGTAAACTGCGTCATCCTTTTCAGGTCGGTCATGCGTGGTGGAATTACTATTGTGCTCATGCGGATAAAATACGGCCGGTGGTGGTCGATAATCTGATTAAACTGTTTTCCTGCGGAACATCGGCGCTGGGGTTTGCCAGCTGGCGCTGTCAAAAGGCAGGCTGTACGCACACCAAACGGATTTGCTTTACCTGCCACAGCCGTTCATGCCCTTCCTGTGGTAAGAAAGCCACAGAGCGGTGGGTGGCCAAACAGCGCACGGTGCTTCCCATCACAAAATGGCAACACATTACGTTCACTTTTCCCCGTGAGTTCTGGCCGTTGTTTGAGCTAAATCGTGCGCTGTTAACGCATCTCAGTCGTCTCGCTGCCAAGGTTATTTTAGATTTTTGCCAGCCAAAAAACCTATTGCCTGGCCTATTCACGGCGTTGCATACGCATGGGCGAGCGCTGAATTGGCATCCTCATGTGCATCTTTCGGTGACCTGTGGCGGACTCGATGACAATGCCGAAAAATGGAAAAAAATCACGTTTAGCGGAAAAACGTTGATGAAACAGTGGCGTTATCAGATTATCACACTACTTCGTCAACAGTGGGATACCTTGCAATTACCACCGGAGTTATCACAAACCCTCACGAGGCTGGGTCAACGGGAGCAGTTTCTGGATTTCCATTACCAACGGCATTGGAATATCGACCTGGCAAAGCCGACAGACAATGCCCAGCAAACGCTCAATTATTTAGGCCGTTATTTAAAAAAGCCTCCGGTGTCGTTATCCCGGCTGGAACATTATAACGGCCAGGAAGTGACCTATCGCTACCTCAGTCATAAAACCCGAGAGCAAGAAAAACTTAACCTCAGTATGGACGAGTTTATTCAGCGTTTTATTAGCCACATTCCGGATAAACATTTTAGGATGGTCCGCTATTATGGTTTTTTAGCGCCCCGCCGTCGGACTACACTGCTGCCGATTATAGATGCTTTGTTGGGGCAGGAAAAAGAAAAAACCGTCAACATCACTTATGCGGCAATGTTAAAACGCCTAAGTCGTATTGACCCTCATGAGTGCATCCTGTGTGGCTCTCGTTTGGTGCTAAGCGGTATCACATCAGGCTTGCCGTGGCATCAGTTAATGCTTCACCATGAATCTCTGGCAAAAATGAAGGGGATTTAG